From Brassica rapa cultivar Chiifu-401-42 chromosome A06, CAAS_Brap_v3.01, whole genome shotgun sequence:
ATGTacctgaaaaataaaaaaatacatattgtaAAGAATGTCACTGGATCTGCAACAACCATTCCAGACCAAGTAATTCACCTCTCTGCATTGAAATGCTCGACTCCAAGATCTTCAtcccatataaatatatactcaTAAGCTGAGACAACATCAGGATGCAAAAATCTCTTTGCATACCACCTGAAAAACAGATCAACAGAAACAACCAGAGGTTTATACCAACACAGCTTGAAGAAATGAGTATATCTGCTGACCTCCATCAGGTTTCTTaccattttgtttgtttttttgcaCTGATATGGATTGCGTTTTTTGACCACTCAAACTGGTCCCACTCAGTAGTCCGGCCATCATAGTGAAACAGCAAAATTTGGAAATCTTCAGAAAACTGAAGCAATGAAGATGAGACCAGAAAGCTTAGTGTTAATAAAACTCGAATAATACTAAAAACATGAGAGAGATGGGAGGGGGAAGAATAGAGAAATCGCAGAACCTTCTTAACAGCTGCATTGATATTGTTCCTCTGCTCAAACCCAACAGTAAACGTTACAAGATACTTTGGTTTCTTCTTCAAATCCTGCAATAGATTGTTATAAGTCTCCAGTTGAATATATGAATAGAAGAATATAGAACTCTTACCTCACTAGGTTCACCCCACAATCTGCGCAAGTAAAAATCTGATTCTGCGACAATAATACCAGGAGGAAGTAGCTCAGCACCATGCGGATTGGTTGGAACATATATctggaaacataaaaaaaaataaaaataaaaagagaaatgaTGGTAAACACTGTGTATCTTCAATCTCCAAGCATGTTGAAACGTAGCATTGAGATTATTTAAAAGAGATGCTTAATTATAACCTTAGGAAAGTGTCTAGAACCAAAATCTTCAGGGGATCTGCCGCCATCAAGAGATGATATAAATCCTGAGGGTAAGTTAATCTGAAGAgtaacaaaaatacatatcaaacAAGATTGATAACACAACACCTATGTATGCATCTAAAGCATTAGAGTACCTTAGTAAAGGAAACAGATGGTAAAGTGATACCAATGAAAAAGCCAAAGACCATTGCCACTATTGTAGTGATGATAAGCTTTGCATTTTCATTTGTTCTTCTCGGAGCACCGCTGCAAAAAAAGAATAATCagtatttttttccaaattgaGAAGTCGTTTGTAACAATGAAGTTTACCTCCGGTGAAAGATCCCCATCggaactgcaaaaaaaaaaaaagttctaaaaccaaatcaatttttatttaattgacCTAAACTGATATGAAGGAGAATTCAAActctaaaatcaaataaaatatcataataaaCTACTAAATTGCTCATAATTAACACACATGTTAGTTAATTAGTTACTACGAGTATCAATTGGCAAACATGTCGGTGGAAGATTCGCCGCACACATTCAAATTTAacttataaaatcaaaaatgatttggatcaaaatctaaacaaCCATATTAACACAAAGACGATAAACGAAATCCAAAGTAATAGTAGCGCAAAAAAATTGAAGGGAAGAtgcgatgatgatgatgatgatgcttacggagtttttgaacaaaattaGAAGATTAGGATTCTGAGTCACGCTCTCTCTCTGATCTCGCGAGTTGTGCAACGTggtgagggagagagagagagagagattcagtAAGTGTGAAGAAGCACTGTGGAAGAGAACTCAGGTGAATCCGAGCCGATTCTTCGTGTTGTTTTCTTCTGAAGTTAATTAAAGGGTCCAATAataatctttctttcttttttttttgcacggttcttctttttctttaaagtAAAAGCTTACCTAAACTATGTACACGTGGCTtcctttcttgattttttttaaagtataaaaATTCTCATCTTTCTTTCTTGGTTTAGTAGTTCACCAACAACAAATCTTTAACCGATTAACCAAAGAcaatactattattatttttttttttgaagaatgttaaatttattcaaacaaaaaaggCCTTTTTACAAACTAATGCAGCTTGATTCtagagtttttgttttgtgaaaaccataaaaataaagCTTAATTCTATGCCCGTGAATCAAACCAATTTGCCATTGCTTGGGTTAGATACTTCCCTCCTTTTCCACGCAATGAGCTTATTCTGTTTCTGACCTGCTTGTCTACAAACTTGATGATGTTCCTTAGATCTTGATGAGGTGATCCATGTCTTCGTCCATTTCTTTCAATCCAAATTGTGTGAACAAGAGCTTGAAAGACATATCTCAGCAAAAATTGGTTTGTAGTCGACAGTACGTTTGCAGATACTAGTTCTAGTACCCTACTCCACTCATAAGTGTATCTCGGACCCAACAGTTTCTTCGTCAAATTCCTCCATATCTCTTCAGAGTAATGACAACCAAAGAAGAGGTGATCTCGTGTTTCCACTGCAGAGTTGCAGAAGACGCACAAAGCATTTGCCTGTGCATTCCATTGGAGTAGCCTGTCTCCCGTAGCCAAGCGATTGTGTGCTGCAATCCAACCAAGAACAGAATACTTGGGAGTTGCCCCTGAGAACCACACTCCTTTGTACCATGAGATAGTTGGGTGCTGCATACGTGTGAGATGCCAAGTCTGGTTTGTATGGAACTCTGGTTTATAAATATCCCCATTACCTCTCCAAAGTTTCACATCGTCTTCATCAAGAAGGCCCTGTGTCCTCAGTTTCCTTATCTCTATATCAATAGCGATCAGGTGTTCAGAACGGTGACGACGGCTACGATAGTGCTGGACTACGTACTCTACTGTTGCATTGAGGCCTATACCGAGAGCTACACATCCTCCTGCACCGGTGATGTCGAAGATTCTCCCTAATGGAGACCAATCATCAAACCAAAAAGAAGTAGACACTCCACTTCGAATTTCCACCTTTGTGAAAGATCTAGCTAGCTCACgatatttcaataattttttccACATCCAGGAGCCAAGCGAACTCGTTTCCTTAACACTCCAGAATGATCCTTTACGTATCAAGTACCTTTTAATCCACCTAACCCACAGCGTAGTCTGAGACAGTATGCGCCATATGAGTTTAAGACAACACACACGGTTCGTTTCAGTGAGCGATCTCAGCCCTAACCCTCCCTCCTCCTTAGGCTTGCAGACATTTTCCCATGAGATTTTCGCTTTCTTTGAGCTCATAGCTGGGCCCGACCATAAGAAAGCTGAGCAGAGCTGGTCAATCTCCTTAATACATTGTTTCGGTAATCTATAGACTGACATCCAGAAGTTGGTGAGACTATATATTACTGACCCAATGAGTTGTAGACGTCCCGCAAAAGAGAGTTGTCTAGCAGTCCATGTTGTTATGCGCTTCTTGATCCTCTCTATCAACGGAGAGTAGTCTGTTGAGTTCATACGCTTCGTGAGCAGTGGAAGCCCAAGATATCTGACTGGTAGTGTGCCCACCTCGAACGGGAACTGAGCAAGAATATCTTCCCTCTCATCGCAGACCCCTGCTAGAAATAAAGTAGACTTCTCCAAGCTTATATTTAACCCTGACATAGATGCAAATTCTTTAAAAACCTGTAAGATCCCTTCCACAGAACGTTTGCTCCCATCCGCAAATACCAAGAGATCATCAGCAAAACAGAGATGTGTTAGCTGAATGTCTTGACAGTAAGGATGATAGACAATTCTCTTCTCTACTGCCGCTTTGTTTATTAACTTAGATAGAACTTGCATACATATGACGAAAAGATATGGAGATAGCGAACAGCCTTGGCGAAGACCGCGAGAGCTGTTAAAATATCCTGCTAGTTCCCCATTAACCTGAACTGAGAATGAGGCCAACTCTATGCACTTCTTCACCCATATCACAAATTTTTCTGGAAGCTTGATGGCTGAGAGGATCGACAATAAGAAAGGCCATTGAACCGAATCAAACGCTTTCGATATGTCAATTTTAACAGCGCATCTAGAGGATATATTTGTCTTGTGATAGCATTTCACCAGCTCTGAAGCTAATAGAACGTTCTCCATGAGAAGCCGATCTTTGACAAAGGCTGATTGGTTTGGAGATATGAATTTTGGAAGGATCTTTTTCAACCTGTTGGCCAAGATTTTAGAAAGCACCTTGTACAAGACATTGCAACATGAGATGGGTCTGTAATCTCCCATCCTGATGGCATCATTCTTCTTAGGAATGAGAGCTAGTATCGTGGAGTTAATACCTTTGGGGAGGAAACCTTTGGTGAAAAAAGACTGCACCGCCACAACGAAATCATCTTTGATTATGGGCCAAGCGGATCTGTAGAACTCACATGTGTAGCCATCAGGACCTGGAGACTTGTTAGCTGCCATTGCAAACAAGACTTTTTGTATCTCCTCTGCTGTTACTTCTCCATCAAGCAACCTCATGTCGTTTTCCTCACACTGAAATCCCAATAGATGTCGGAGCTCCTCCTCTGTGGTACCAACATAATCCGCAGGTGTAGTGGAGAGAAACTGAGTGAAGTGATTTACTGCCTCCTCTTTGATCTCTTCTTGACTTTTTGCGACAGATCCATCTTGGCGCTGGATTTCTCTTATAGAGTTTCGGACCTCTCGTACTTTAGCAGCGCGATAGAACTGCGTGTTGTTACCATCACCAATTCCTAGCCAGTGGACTTTTGCCTTTTGactttgtattttttcttcCAGTAATGACAGAAAGTGCCAACGATCAGATGCTTTTTTCTCCTCTTTCAT
This genomic window contains:
- the LOC103871548 gene encoding uncharacterized protein LOC103871548, translating into MGIFHRSGAPRRTNENAKLIITTIVAMVFGFFIGITLPSVSFTKINLPSGFISSLDGGRSPEDFGSRHFPKIYVPTNPHGAELLPPGIIVAESDFYLRRLWGEPSEDLKKKPKYLVTFTVGFEQRNNINAAVKKFSEDFQILLFHYDGRTTEWDQFEWSKNAIHISAKKQTKWWYAKRFLHPDVVSAYEYIFIWDEDLGVEHFNAERYIELVKKHGLEISQPGLEPNNGLTWEMTKRRGDRDVHKETQEKPGWCSDPHLPPCAAFVEIMAPVFSREAWRCVWHMIQNDLVHGWGLDFALRRCVEPAHEKIGVVDSQWIIHQVIPSLGSQGESEKGKTPWQGVRERCRNEWTLFQNRVAEADKEYMEQQKVKE